The Streptomyces griseiscabiei genome includes a window with the following:
- a CDS encoding alpha/beta hydrolase family protein, which produces MATLLVWDMRDSAAAARHEATYSYGSHTRQTLDAYWNPAGDEREGKQPGILILHGGEWSRDTGWTGWSRTFADAGYAVFDIDYRLNADAPWPAQRTDAFSALDWIRDHAADFDLDTNRLVLLGSSTGGQVATNIATYRSGAYRFDGVVALSPVTSPYRAWQDGNASTATDWQRELRDNAVLLARCSPADAYASAPTPAPAAQPGCRDVWDDMAAGSRASGADDAPMFLLHSKGDPVPVRHSRDLEAAEESDHNMPANGVTVKTVAGSSHGGALLDAPRVSDRVLAWIAERTH; this is translated from the coding sequence GTGGCGACGCTCCTCGTCTGGGACATGCGCGACAGCGCGGCGGCCGCCCGTCACGAGGCCACGTACTCCTACGGTTCGCACACCCGGCAGACCCTCGACGCCTACTGGAACCCCGCCGGTGACGAGCGCGAGGGGAAGCAGCCCGGCATCCTGATCCTGCACGGCGGCGAGTGGTCCAGGGACACCGGCTGGACCGGCTGGTCGCGGACCTTCGCGGACGCCGGGTACGCCGTCTTCGACATCGACTACCGGCTGAACGCCGACGCCCCCTGGCCGGCCCAGCGCACCGACGCCTTCTCGGCGCTCGACTGGATCCGCGACCACGCCGCCGACTTCGACCTCGACACGAACCGGCTGGTGCTCCTCGGCTCCTCCACCGGCGGCCAGGTGGCGACGAACATCGCCACCTACCGCTCCGGCGCCTACCGCTTCGACGGTGTGGTCGCGCTGTCCCCGGTGACCTCCCCGTACCGCGCCTGGCAGGACGGCAACGCCTCCACCGCGACCGACTGGCAGCGCGAACTCCGCGACAACGCCGTCCTCCTGGCCCGCTGCTCCCCGGCGGACGCGTACGCCTCCGCCCCCACCCCCGCTCCCGCCGCACAGCCCGGCTGCCGTGACGTCTGGGACGACATGGCCGCCGGGAGCCGGGCCTCCGGCGCCGACGACGCGCCGATGTTCCTGCTGCACTCCAAGGGCGACCCGGTCCCCGTCCGGCACTCGCGGGACCTCGAAGCGGCCGAGGAGTCCGATCACAACATGCCCGCCAATGGGGTCACGGTGAAGACGGTGGCCGGTTCCTCGCACGGCGGAGCGCTGTTGGACGCACCGAGGGTGTCGGACCGGGTCCTGGCCTGGATCGCGGAAAGGACCCACTGA
- a CDS encoding diacylglycerol/lipid kinase family protein has translation MGIEHLDVRAHARQRWAARAALGCAVLAVLLPLGYARGASLLLVAGVVLGAGLTVASLWWVLVHRGAVRVAAGVLAVAAPVGVIWWFAVVNLLWVVIVSAALWGVAVWSGKFALSSTKSHVVQVPEHRVPAPTRPFLIMNPRSGGGKVERFRLKERAERLGATVHLLDPAHHEDVAVLARDAVRNGADLLGVAGGDGTQAQVAAIAAAYDVPLLVISAGTRNHFAMDLGLDRDNPAACLDALTDKGVELHVDLGYASGHPFVNNASFGAYAAVVQSPAYRDDKVRTTLELLPELLTHQRGPRLTARIGDAVIDAPQAVLVSNNVYRSDDLVGLGRRERLDAGVLGVVGVRVDSAAEAAGMVLGPNAPGLSLLVADEIVVEADQPEIEVGVDGEALVLPTPVHCRVSPKALRVRVPRDRPGVPEPKPPLDWRRLRKLAAAVGRTALPKHRERYGWAEQLWDRWR, from the coding sequence GTGGGCATCGAACACCTGGACGTGCGGGCTCACGCGAGACAACGCTGGGCGGCCAGGGCCGCACTCGGCTGTGCCGTCCTCGCGGTCCTGCTGCCGCTGGGCTACGCGCGCGGCGCGAGCCTGCTGCTCGTCGCCGGGGTCGTGCTGGGCGCCGGCCTCACCGTGGCCTCGCTGTGGTGGGTGCTGGTCCACCGCGGCGCCGTGCGCGTCGCGGCGGGCGTATTGGCCGTGGCCGCGCCGGTCGGCGTGATCTGGTGGTTCGCCGTCGTCAACCTGCTCTGGGTCGTGATCGTCTCGGCGGCGCTGTGGGGCGTCGCCGTCTGGTCCGGCAAGTTCGCCCTGAGCAGCACCAAGTCCCATGTGGTGCAGGTGCCGGAGCACCGCGTGCCCGCCCCCACGCGCCCCTTCCTCATCATGAACCCCAGGTCCGGGGGCGGGAAGGTCGAGCGCTTCCGGCTGAAGGAGCGCGCCGAACGCCTCGGCGCCACCGTCCATCTGCTCGACCCCGCGCACCACGAGGACGTCGCCGTACTGGCCCGGGACGCCGTCAGGAACGGCGCCGACCTGCTCGGTGTGGCCGGCGGCGACGGGACCCAGGCCCAGGTCGCGGCCATCGCGGCGGCGTACGACGTCCCGCTGCTCGTCATCTCCGCGGGCACCCGCAACCACTTCGCCATGGACCTCGGCCTCGACCGCGACAACCCCGCCGCCTGCCTCGACGCCCTCACCGACAAGGGTGTCGAGCTCCATGTCGACCTCGGGTACGCCAGCGGCCACCCGTTCGTCAACAACGCCTCGTTCGGCGCGTACGCGGCCGTCGTGCAGAGCCCCGCCTACCGCGACGACAAGGTCCGCACCACGCTGGAGCTGCTGCCCGAACTGCTCACCCACCAGCGGGGGCCGCGGCTGACCGCCCGGATCGGGGACGCCGTCATCGACGCGCCCCAGGCCGTTCTCGTCAGCAACAACGTCTACCGCAGCGACGACCTCGTCGGCCTCGGCCGCCGCGAGCGGCTGGACGCCGGGGTGCTGGGGGTCGTCGGGGTCCGTGTCGACAGTGCCGCCGAGGCCGCGGGCATGGTCCTCGGTCCGAACGCGCCCGGCCTCAGCCTCCTCGTCGCCGACGAGATCGTGGTCGAGGCCGACCAGCCGGAGATCGAGGTCGGCGTCGACGGCGAGGCACTCGTCCTGCCGACGCCGGTCCACTGCCGGGTCTCGCCGAAGGCCCTGCGCGTCCGCGTGCCCCGTGACCGCCCCGGCGTCCCCGAGCCCAAGCCGCCCCTGGACTGGCGCCGGCTCCGCAAGCTCGCCGCCGCGGTCGGCCGCACGGCCCTGCCCAAACACCGCGAACGGTACGGCTGGGCCGAGCAGTTGTGGGACAGGTGGCGTTAG
- a CDS encoding serine/threonine-protein kinase, translating into MSDEGEHPHDARPYGSWGAGRGTERGARRNAGGGRLVDGRYRLTERVGSGGTGTLWKAVDQLVEREVAVKRPRLPGGSEHRGVPAGSGPFPDGPDGPDDPEVEERRRAAHRLYREARAAARVDHPSAVTVHDVVIEDGHPWIVMEWVRGESLHEALRRGPLTPAEAARIGLAVVGALHAAHRVGIVHRGVEPGSVLLGPHGRVVLTSVVLTSVTSAGSVTSAGSIGSVDSLEFAAPERVSGRIAGPPSDLWSLGALLHAAVEGVSPFRRPTPEATRAAILAADPPPPGRAGPLAPLLRRLLAGNPASRPGADEVTAALRPVAEGRPVPGPAEPRVPPAAGRVPAAARARRPSECC; encoded by the coding sequence ATGAGCGACGAGGGCGAACATCCGCACGACGCACGCCCGTACGGCAGTTGGGGTGCGGGCCGGGGTACGGAGAGGGGCGCCCGCCGGAACGCGGGGGGCGGCCGGTTGGTCGATGGGCGCTACCGGCTCACCGAGCGCGTCGGGTCCGGCGGCACGGGCACGCTGTGGAAGGCCGTCGACCAACTCGTCGAGCGTGAGGTCGCCGTCAAGCGGCCCCGGTTACCGGGTGGTTCGGAGCACCGGGGGGTCCCGGCGGGTTCCGGGCCGTTCCCGGACGGGCCGGACGGCCCGGACGACCCCGAGGTCGAGGAGCGGCGACGGGCCGCCCACCGCCTCTACCGCGAGGCACGGGCCGCCGCCCGAGTCGACCACCCGTCCGCCGTCACCGTCCACGACGTCGTGATCGAGGACGGCCACCCCTGGATCGTCATGGAGTGGGTCCGCGGCGAGTCCCTCCACGAGGCGCTGCGGCGCGGCCCCCTCACCCCCGCCGAGGCCGCGCGGATCGGCCTCGCCGTCGTCGGCGCGCTGCACGCCGCGCACCGCGTCGGCATCGTCCACCGCGGCGTCGAACCGGGCAGCGTCCTCCTCGGCCCGCACGGGCGCGTCGTCCTCACCTCCGTGGTCCTCACCTCGGTCACCTCCGCCGGTTCCGTCACCTCCGCCGGTTCCATCGGCTCCGTCGACTCGCTCGAATTCGCCGCCCCCGAGCGCGTGTCCGGCCGTATCGCGGGCCCGCCCTCCGACCTGTGGTCCCTCGGCGCGCTCCTCCACGCCGCCGTCGAAGGCGTGTCCCCCTTCCGCCGTCCGACCCCGGAGGCCACCCGCGCCGCGATCCTCGCCGCCGACCCACCGCCCCCCGGACGCGCCGGCCCCCTCGCCCCACTGCTCCGCCGCCTCCTCGCGGGGAACCCGGCCTCCCGGCCCGGCGCCGACGAGGTGACGGCCGCGCTGCGGCCGGTGGCCGAGGGCCGGCCCGTACCGGGGCCGGCGGAACCGCGGGTCCCACCGGCGGCCGGCCGCGTACCGGCGGCCGCGCGGGCGAGGAGACCGTCCGAGTGCTGCTGA
- a CDS encoding succinic semialdehyde dehydrogenase, producing MTDSQAPEKTGTTTTGTTGTARTTGTNPLAAAPQGARTAADVVTPELVAQLTKGVVGTGRTANHTPFTGEKLADLPESTPEDVEKAYERARAAQAVWAQRPVRERAAVLLRFHDLVLERQAEVLDLIQLETGKARLHAHEEVQAVAVAARHYGRKAPFYLKPKRHTGAVPTLTKVTELRHPRGVIGQIAPWNYPLELSVGDAIPAFVAGNAVVMKPDTETCLTALWARDLLIEAGLPADVFQVVLGEGPVIGPEVVKHADYVSFTGSTRTGREVAQGAAARLVGVSLELGGKNAMLVLQDADMEKAAAGAVRACFSSAGQLCISIERLYVHEAVADAFLERFAARTKAMRLGTSLAYGADMGSLVGERQLETVTRHVDEAVEKGAKVVAGGVARPDIGPYFYEPTILDGVTEPMSVCTEETFGPVVSVYRFKDEDAAIEEANSTAYGLNASVWTKDGRRGREVASRVRAGTVNVNEGYASAYGSVQSPMGGMKDSGLGRRHGSEGILKYTEAQTVAQQRLLPMAPSLGMDDEKYAQFMSRSLRVMKALRLR from the coding sequence ATGACGGACTCGCAGGCCCCCGAAAAGACCGGCACGACCACCACGGGCACGACCGGCACGGCACGGACGACCGGCACCAACCCCCTCGCGGCGGCCCCGCAGGGCGCCCGTACCGCCGCCGACGTGGTCACCCCCGAACTGGTCGCCCAGCTCACCAAGGGCGTGGTCGGCACCGGCCGTACCGCCAACCACACGCCGTTCACCGGCGAGAAGCTGGCCGATCTGCCGGAGTCCACGCCCGAGGACGTGGAGAAGGCCTACGAGCGGGCCCGCGCCGCCCAGGCCGTCTGGGCCCAGCGACCCGTGCGCGAGCGCGCCGCCGTCCTGCTCCGCTTCCACGACCTGGTCCTCGAACGCCAGGCCGAGGTCCTCGACCTCATCCAGCTGGAGACCGGCAAGGCCCGTCTGCACGCCCACGAGGAGGTCCAGGCCGTCGCGGTCGCCGCCCGCCACTACGGCCGCAAGGCCCCCTTCTACCTCAAGCCGAAGCGGCACACCGGCGCCGTACCGACCCTCACCAAGGTCACCGAACTCCGCCACCCGCGCGGCGTGATCGGCCAGATCGCCCCCTGGAACTACCCGCTCGAACTCTCCGTCGGCGACGCGATCCCCGCCTTCGTGGCCGGCAACGCGGTGGTCATGAAGCCGGACACCGAGACCTGCCTGACCGCCCTGTGGGCCCGCGACCTGCTCATCGAGGCCGGTCTGCCCGCCGACGTCTTCCAGGTCGTCCTCGGCGAGGGCCCGGTCATCGGCCCGGAGGTCGTCAAGCACGCCGACTACGTCTCCTTCACCGGCTCCACCCGCACCGGCCGCGAGGTCGCACAGGGGGCCGCCGCCCGGCTCGTCGGCGTCTCCCTCGAACTCGGCGGCAAGAACGCGATGCTGGTCCTTCAGGACGCCGACATGGAGAAGGCGGCGGCGGGCGCCGTCCGCGCCTGCTTCAGCTCGGCCGGTCAACTCTGCATCTCCATCGAGCGCCTGTACGTCCACGAGGCCGTCGCCGACGCCTTCCTGGAGCGCTTCGCCGCCCGCACCAAGGCCATGCGCCTCGGCACGTCCCTCGCGTACGGCGCCGACATGGGCTCCCTCGTCGGCGAACGCCAGCTGGAGACGGTCACCCGCCATGTCGACGAGGCCGTGGAGAAGGGCGCCAAGGTCGTCGCGGGCGGTGTGGCCCGCCCCGACATCGGCCCCTACTTCTACGAGCCGACCATCCTCGACGGCGTCACGGAACCCATGTCCGTGTGCACGGAGGAGACCTTCGGCCCGGTCGTCTCCGTCTACCGCTTCAAGGACGAGGACGCCGCCATCGAGGAGGCCAACTCCACCGCGTACGGCCTCAACGCCTCCGTCTGGACCAAGGACGGCCGCCGTGGCCGCGAGGTCGCCTCCCGCGTCCGCGCCGGCACGGTCAACGTCAACGAGGGCTACGCCTCCGCCTACGGCTCCGTGCAGTCCCCGATGGGCGGCATGAAGGACTCCGGCCTCGGCCGCCGCCACGGCTCCGAGGGCATCCTCAAGTACACCGAGGCCCAGACGGTCGCCCAGCAGCGCCTGCTGCCCATGGCCCCCTCGCTGGGCATGGACGACGAGAAGTACGCCCAGTTCATGAGCCGCAGCCTGCGGGTGATGAAGGCGCTGAGGCTCCGCTAG
- a CDS encoding GMC oxidoreductase, whose product MSYDYDVIVVGSGFGGSVTALRLTEKGYRVGVLEAGRRFTRETLPKNSWDLKNYLWAPALGLYGIQRIHLLGNVMVLAGAGVGGGSLNYANTLYVPPKPFFEDPQWKDITDWQEELKPYYDQARRMLGVRLNPTMTPSDVHLKAAAERMGVGDSFHLAPVGVFFGDGEDADGKAKAAPGDQVADPYFGGAGPARNACTECGECMTGCRHGAKNTLNENYLHLAEKAGAVVHPMTTVVSLTEDSRGGYAVTTLPTDNRRKGRGRVLTARRVVLAAGTYGTQTLLHRMKAGGQLPHLSDRLGMLTRTNSEALVGAQTDNRRYRKAHGVPEVDFTRGVAITSSIHPDENTHIEPVRYGKGSNAMGGLSILQVPYAGGTASGATRVLGWLAYAAKHPLLVARSLSNRRWSERTIIGLVMQSLDNSLSTGLKPKGPGKGLLTARQGHGAPNPKQIEAASTAASTIAAEINGFAGSNVGELMGTPLTAHFLGGCPIGATAADGVIDPYHRLYGHPGISVVDGSAVSANLGVNPSLTITAQAERAMSYWPNNGEPDHRPASGAGYERLAPVAPLHPAVPSDAFGALRLPLVPVPVVPPKK is encoded by the coding sequence GTGTCGTACGACTACGACGTCATCGTCGTCGGATCCGGCTTCGGCGGTTCGGTCACCGCCCTGCGCCTGACCGAGAAGGGCTACCGGGTCGGCGTCCTGGAGGCGGGCCGTCGCTTCACCCGCGAGACCCTCCCCAAGAACTCCTGGGACCTCAAGAACTACCTGTGGGCACCCGCGCTCGGCCTCTACGGCATCCAGCGCATCCACCTGCTCGGCAACGTCATGGTGCTGGCCGGGGCCGGCGTGGGCGGCGGCTCCCTCAACTACGCCAACACCCTCTACGTACCGCCGAAACCGTTCTTCGAGGACCCGCAGTGGAAGGACATCACCGACTGGCAGGAGGAGCTGAAGCCGTACTACGACCAGGCCCGCCGCATGCTCGGCGTACGGCTCAACCCGACGATGACCCCCTCCGACGTGCACCTGAAGGCCGCCGCCGAGCGGATGGGCGTCGGCGACAGCTTCCATCTCGCCCCGGTCGGCGTCTTCTTCGGCGACGGCGAGGACGCCGACGGCAAGGCGAAGGCCGCCCCCGGCGACCAGGTCGCGGACCCCTACTTCGGCGGCGCGGGCCCCGCCCGCAACGCCTGCACCGAATGCGGCGAGTGCATGACCGGCTGCCGCCACGGCGCGAAGAACACCCTCAACGAGAACTACCTCCACCTCGCCGAGAAGGCGGGCGCGGTGGTCCACCCCATGACGACGGTCGTCTCCTTGACGGAGGACTCGCGGGGCGGCTACGCCGTGACGACCCTCCCGACCGACAACCGAAGGAAGGGCCGGGGCCGGGTGCTCACAGCCCGCCGTGTCGTCCTCGCGGCCGGCACCTACGGCACCCAGACCCTCCTGCACCGGATGAAGGCGGGCGGCCAGCTCCCGCACCTCTCCGACCGCCTGGGCATGCTGACCCGCACCAACTCCGAGGCCCTGGTCGGCGCCCAGACCGACAACCGCCGCTACCGCAAGGCGCACGGCGTGCCCGAGGTCGACTTCACCCGGGGCGTGGCGATCACCTCCTCCATCCACCCCGACGAGAACACCCATATCGAGCCGGTCCGCTACGGCAAGGGCTCCAACGCGATGGGCGGTCTGTCGATCCTCCAGGTCCCGTACGCGGGGGGCACCGCGTCGGGCGCCACGCGTGTCCTCGGCTGGCTGGCGTACGCGGCCAAGCACCCCTTGCTGGTGGCCCGTTCGCTCTCCAACCGCCGCTGGTCGGAGCGGACCATCATCGGTCTGGTGATGCAGTCGCTGGACAACTCGCTGTCGACGGGGCTGAAGCCGAAGGGGCCGGGCAAGGGCCTGTTGACGGCACGCCAGGGTCATGGCGCGCCCAACCCCAAGCAGATCGAGGCCGCCTCGACCGCCGCGTCGACGATCGCCGCGGAGATCAACGGCTTCGCGGGCAGCAATGTGGGCGAGCTGATGGGCACCCCGCTCACCGCGCACTTCCTCGGCGGCTGCCCCATCGGCGCCACGGCGGCCGACGGGGTCATCGACCCCTACCACCGGCTGTACGGCCACCCCGGCATCTCCGTCGTCGACGGCTCGGCCGTCTCCGCGAACCTGGGCGTGAACCCGTCCCTGACCATCACGGCCCAGGCCGAGCGCGCGATGTCGTACTGGCCCAACAACGGCGAGCCCGACCACCGCCCGGCCTCCGGCGCCGGCTACGAACGCCTCGCCCCGGTGGCCCCCCTGCACCCGGCGGTCCCGTCGGACGCCTTCGGGGCCTTGCGGCTGCCGCTGGTGCCGGTGCCGGTGGTGCCGCCGAAGAAGTAG
- a CDS encoding chorismate mutase: MTAIETTVIDTTAISTTAIDVTGARTSEAADVISGARERIDALDDRIIGLIQERVAVSAVIQDARIESGGRRVNLSREMEILAHYRDALGKPGTALAMTLLELCRGRI; encoded by the coding sequence ATGACCGCCATCGAGACGACCGTCATCGACACGACCGCCATCAGCACGACCGCCATCGACGTGACCGGCGCCCGTACGTCCGAGGCCGCCGACGTGATCAGCGGTGCGCGGGAGCGCATCGACGCGCTGGACGACCGGATCATCGGCCTGATCCAGGAACGCGTGGCTGTCTCCGCCGTGATCCAGGACGCCCGCATCGAGTCCGGCGGCAGGCGCGTGAACCTGTCCCGCGAGATGGAGATCCTGGCCCACTACAGGGACGCTCTCGGCAAGCCCGGCACGGCGCTCGCGATGACCCTGCTGGAGCTGTGCCGGGGCCGTATCTGA
- the guaA gene encoding glutamine-hydrolyzing GMP synthase produces the protein MSSANPAAAAPDTVLVVDFGAQYAQLIARRVREARVYSEIVPSTMPVAEMLARNPAAIILSGGPSSVYAEGAPRLDRALFEAGVPVFGMCYGFQLMATTLGGTVDNTGAREYGRTPLHVSKTGSTLFEGTPAEQPVWMSHGDACSAAPEGFTVTASTDVVPVAAFENDEKKLYGVQYHPEVLHSTHGQQVLEHFLYRGAGLTPSWTTGNVIEEQVEAIRELVGDKRAICGLSGGVDSAVAAALVQKAIGSQLTCVYVDHGLMRKNETEQVEKDFVAATGVQLKVVDAEERFLKALAGVSDPEQKRKIIGREFIRVFEQAQAEIIADEGPEVAFLVQGTLYPDVVESGGGTGTANIKSHHNVGGLPEDLEFKLIEPLRKLFKDEVRMVGQELGLPEEIVQRQPFPGPGLGIRIVGEVTKDRLDLLREADAIAREELTAAGLDRDIWQCPVVLLADVRSVGVQGDGRTYGHPIVLRPVSSEDAMTADWSRLPYEVLAKISTRITNEVADVNRVVLDVTSKPPGTIEWE, from the coding sequence GTGTCATCAGCGAACCCCGCTGCCGCCGCCCCCGACACCGTCCTGGTCGTCGACTTCGGCGCCCAGTACGCCCAGCTCATCGCCCGTCGGGTCCGCGAGGCCCGGGTCTACAGCGAGATCGTGCCGAGCACCATGCCGGTCGCGGAGATGCTCGCCAGGAACCCGGCGGCGATCATCCTCTCCGGCGGCCCCTCCTCGGTCTACGCCGAGGGCGCCCCCCGCCTCGACCGCGCGCTCTTCGAGGCCGGCGTCCCCGTCTTCGGCATGTGCTACGGCTTCCAGCTGATGGCCACCACCCTCGGCGGCACGGTCGACAACACCGGCGCGCGGGAGTACGGCCGTACGCCCCTGCACGTCTCCAAGACCGGCAGCACCCTCTTCGAGGGCACCCCCGCCGAGCAGCCCGTCTGGATGTCCCACGGTGACGCCTGCTCCGCCGCCCCCGAGGGCTTCACCGTCACGGCCTCCACCGATGTCGTACCGGTCGCCGCCTTCGAGAACGACGAGAAGAAGCTCTACGGCGTCCAGTACCACCCGGAGGTCCTGCACTCCACGCACGGCCAGCAGGTGCTCGAACACTTCCTCTACCGGGGCGCGGGACTGACCCCCTCCTGGACCACCGGCAACGTCATCGAGGAGCAGGTCGAGGCCATCCGCGAGCTGGTCGGCGACAAGCGCGCGATCTGCGGCCTGTCCGGCGGTGTGGACTCCGCGGTCGCCGCGGCCCTCGTCCAGAAGGCCATCGGCTCCCAGCTGACCTGCGTGTACGTCGACCACGGTCTGATGCGCAAGAACGAGACCGAGCAGGTCGAGAAGGACTTCGTCGCGGCGACCGGCGTCCAGCTCAAGGTCGTGGACGCGGAGGAGCGGTTCCTCAAGGCGCTCGCCGGGGTGTCCGACCCCGAGCAGAAGCGGAAGATCATCGGCCGCGAGTTCATCCGCGTCTTCGAGCAGGCCCAGGCGGAGATCATCGCCGACGAGGGCCCCGAGGTCGCGTTCCTGGTCCAGGGCACCCTCTACCCGGACGTCGTCGAGTCCGGCGGCGGCACCGGCACGGCCAACATCAAGTCCCACCACAACGTGGGCGGTCTGCCGGAAGACCTCGAATTCAAGCTGATCGAGCCGCTGCGCAAGCTGTTCAAGGACGAGGTCCGGATGGTCGGCCAGGAGCTGGGGCTCCCGGAGGAGATCGTCCAGCGCCAGCCCTTCCCGGGCCCCGGCCTCGGCATCCGGATCGTCGGCGAGGTCACCAAGGACCGGCTCGACCTGCTCCGCGAGGCCGACGCCATCGCCCGCGAGGAGCTGACGGCCGCCGGCCTCGACCGCGACATCTGGCAGTGCCCGGTGGTCCTGCTCGCGGACGTCCGCAGCGTCGGCGTCCAGGGCGACGGCCGGACGTACGGCCACCCGATCGTCCTGCGCCCGGTGTCGAGCGAGGACGCCATGACCGCCGACTGGTCGCGGCTGCCCTACGAGGTCCTCGCGAAGATCTCCACGCGGATCACCAACGAGGTCGCCGACGTCAACCGCGTCGTCCTCGACGTGACGAGCAAGCCCCCGGGCACCATCGAGTGGGAGTAA
- a CDS encoding pyridoxamine 5'-phosphate oxidase family protein: MNWGAFVAAEPDLARTAEARFGAFTHHVLATLRRDGSPRTTGLEVRFVNGELWLGMMPDSLKALDLRRDPRFSLQANPGPGTEMGGGDVRVSGRAVEVDDPAVKAAYGEEVEPPEQFHLFRTELTEVVRTSVEDDKYLVVQIWKPGEPVRTLKRT, encoded by the coding sequence GTGAACTGGGGCGCGTTCGTCGCCGCCGAACCCGATCTCGCGCGGACGGCCGAGGCCCGCTTCGGGGCCTTCACCCACCACGTCCTCGCCACCCTCCGCAGGGACGGCTCCCCGCGTACGACCGGGCTGGAGGTCCGGTTCGTGAACGGGGAACTGTGGCTGGGGATGATGCCCGACTCACTCAAGGCGCTCGATCTGCGCCGGGACCCGCGTTTCTCGCTGCAGGCCAATCCGGGCCCGGGCACGGAGATGGGCGGCGGTGACGTACGCGTGAGCGGGCGGGCGGTCGAGGTCGACGATCCCGCGGTCAAGGCGGCGTACGGCGAAGAGGTGGAACCGCCGGAGCAGTTCCACCTCTTCCGCACCGAGCTGACGGAGGTCGTACGGACCTCTGTCGAGGACGACAAGTATCTGGTCGTCCAGATCTGGAAGCCCGGAGAGCCGGTGCGGACTCTCAAGCGGACCTGA
- a CDS encoding class II aldolase/adducin family protein codes for MHGPTPPLPLPTDQLRFAMPPMHESAEDERRHRKERLAGALRIFGRLGFEEGVSGHITARDPEFSDCFWVNPFGMPFKHVTVSDLVLANQDGQVIEGRYHVNQAAFTVHAQVHAARPDVVAVAHCHSVHGRALAALGDLLDPITQESCAFYEDQALYDHYTGVAVDADEGRRIAGVLGSRKALVLRNHGLLTVGDSVDAAAWWFLSMERSAQVQLTAKAAGRPLLIEHRQAVATREQAGGDLVAWINYQPLWQDISRSEPDLLS; via the coding sequence ATGCACGGGCCCACACCGCCCCTGCCCCTACCCACCGACCAGCTCCGGTTCGCCATGCCGCCGATGCACGAGTCGGCGGAGGACGAGCGGCGGCACCGCAAGGAACGGCTGGCCGGGGCCCTGCGGATCTTCGGGCGACTGGGGTTCGAGGAGGGCGTCTCGGGGCACATCACCGCGCGCGACCCGGAGTTCAGCGACTGCTTCTGGGTCAATCCGTTCGGGATGCCGTTCAAGCACGTCACGGTGAGCGACCTCGTCCTCGCCAACCAGGACGGCCAGGTGATCGAGGGCCGCTACCACGTCAACCAGGCCGCCTTCACCGTCCACGCCCAGGTGCACGCCGCCCGCCCCGACGTCGTCGCGGTCGCCCACTGCCACTCCGTGCACGGCCGCGCGCTGGCCGCGCTCGGCGATCTGCTCGACCCGATCACCCAGGAGTCCTGCGCGTTCTACGAGGACCAGGCGCTCTACGACCACTACACGGGCGTCGCCGTGGACGCCGACGAGGGCCGGCGTATCGCCGGGGTGCTCGGCAGCCGCAAGGCGCTCGTGCTGCGCAACCACGGTCTGCTGACGGTCGGCGACTCGGTCGACGCGGCGGCCTGGTGGTTCCTGTCCATGGAACGCTCGGCCCAGGTACAGCTCACCGCGAAGGCGGCGGGCCGCCCGCTCCTCATCGAGCACCGGCAGGCGGTGGCGACACGGGAGCAGGCCGGCGGCGACCTGGTGGCGTGGATCAACTACCAGCCGCTGTGGCAGGACATCAGCCGGAGCGAGCCGGATCTGCTGAGCTGA